From a single Vibrio sp. BS-M-Sm-2 genomic region:
- a CDS encoding sigma-54-dependent transcriptional regulator: MQRIALIEDDAIVRQATSQWLQLAGFDVTAFEVGQDALHAVEQGDFQTIISDVRLPDIDGVELLGRFKHLVPDVPVILITGHGDVDMAVKALQQGAYDFIEKPFDPERLSQTVSEAVDKHQSGQDRNSRQNYLDNLKGIEQVLIGRSKVMCELREQIQKVASIDTNVIIYGETGCGKELVASCLHEFSERKSHPFVPLNCGAIPENLFESELFGHEAGAFTGAAKRRIGKLEFADKGTAFLDEIESMPLSMQVKVLRTLQDNVVERVGGNQQQHVDLRVVSASKSDLLNHPDFRQDLFYRLNVAQLHLPPLSEREDDALILFEHFTQEANSETRVASEADRYALLSYAWPGNVRELRNVAIRFALDESLTVGDILACRPNSVTESTAAGIPLAVQVQSFERKVIHDALVRYQGRINDVMQDLDLPRRTLNQKMVRYALNRSDYVDS; the protein is encoded by the coding sequence ATGCAGCGTATAGCTTTGATTGAAGATGATGCAATTGTGCGTCAAGCAACTAGCCAATGGTTGCAATTAGCGGGCTTCGATGTCACCGCATTTGAGGTTGGGCAAGATGCGTTACACGCGGTAGAGCAGGGTGATTTCCAAACCATCATTAGTGATGTGCGTTTACCAGATATTGATGGTGTGGAACTGCTAGGGCGCTTTAAACATCTTGTGCCAGACGTGCCTGTCATCTTGATCACGGGTCATGGCGATGTCGATATGGCAGTAAAAGCCTTACAACAAGGGGCGTATGATTTCATTGAAAAGCCATTCGACCCCGAGCGTCTGTCTCAAACAGTATCTGAAGCGGTCGACAAACATCAAAGTGGCCAAGACAGAAACAGTCGTCAGAACTATCTGGATAATCTGAAAGGCATTGAACAGGTGCTGATTGGTCGCAGTAAAGTAATGTGTGAATTGAGAGAGCAAATACAAAAAGTCGCCTCGATTGATACCAATGTGATCATCTATGGTGAAACCGGCTGTGGTAAAGAACTGGTTGCCTCTTGTCTGCATGAGTTTAGCGAGCGAAAAAGTCACCCTTTTGTACCGCTGAACTGTGGCGCGATCCCAGAAAACCTGTTTGAAAGTGAGCTGTTTGGACACGAAGCTGGTGCGTTTACTGGTGCCGCCAAGCGACGGATTGGTAAGCTTGAATTTGCCGACAAAGGCACGGCGTTTCTTGATGAAATCGAGAGTATGCCGCTGTCGATGCAGGTCAAAGTGCTGCGTACCTTGCAAGATAATGTTGTCGAACGCGTAGGTGGTAATCAGCAACAACATGTTGATCTACGAGTGGTCTCTGCCTCGAAAAGCGATCTACTGAATCACCCCGATTTTCGCCAAGACCTTTTCTATCGTTTGAACGTTGCCCAACTGCATTTACCTCCCCTTAGCGAACGAGAAGACGATGCTTTGATCCTTTTTGAACACTTTACTCAAGAAGCGAACAGCGAAACTCGAGTTGCCAGTGAGGCTGATCGTTATGCCTTGTTGTCGTATGCATGGCCGGGTAATGTGCGCGAACTGCGTAACGTGGCGATTCGTTTTGCGTTGGATGAAAGCCTGACCGTCGGCGATATTTTGGCGTGTCGCCCCAATTCTGTCACAGAGTCCACAGCGGCAGGCATCCCGTTGGCGGTTCAAGTGCAGAGCTTTGAGCGAAAAGTGATTCATGATGCGCTGGTGCGTTATCAGGGGCGCATCAA